Part of the Leptotrichia massiliensis genome, GACATTTATTTTTAAGAAATTTAATTGCCTTAGCCAATATTTCACTTACGAAATGCTTATGATTAGTTAATGCAACTCTTGTGAGTTCACAAATCCTATCTTGTTTCAATCCAAATTGTGTTCCCAAATTTACATTTGCACCTCTTGAGAAAATAACACATCCTATATATTTCCCATTTTCCCAAGCGCCAACTTTAACTGTCTTACCTGCTGGCATACATTTTGAATAATGCCAGTTCTTACAGGCATATTCCGCTGCTTTAAAATCACACCAGTCTATTTTTAAATCATTCCTGTTCTCTTGCATCGAACACCTCCCCGCAATGTGGACAAGTTATATATTTTGGATCAAGTTTATCAAGTCTTGGCTGTTCCTCTTCAGATACTGGTTGAAAATCAATCTCTTTTACCAAATCCTCTAATTCCTTTTCTTCAAAACCTAAAATAGAAATATCAAAATCCAAGTTTTTTAATTCCATTAGTTCTTTTTGAATTTTATCCCTGTCAAAATCGGTTGCAAGTGTCAATTGATTGTCTGCTATTATATAAGCTCTTTTCTGTTCCTCAGATAAGTGAGAATGCCTTATTACTTCTACTTCGCTATATCCTAATTCTTTCAAGGCACATAGCCGTCCGTGTCCTGCTAACAGCATATTATCCTCATCTATTAACAGCGGAAGCATAAAATCAAAATTTTTAATAGAATTTTTTATTTTCTCTATATGCTCTATATCGTGTTGCTTTGCGTTATTCTCATATTCCTTTATAAAATTAATGTTTATTTTCTCTATTTTCATAAAATCACTCCATTTTCTGAATCCCACCAAATCCCAACCACCTAAAAGGCTACACTATATATAAAATCAAGAGGAAAATTAAACAAAAAAAGCCGACTTATAAATAGACTATATTTCTATAGTTTATCTATAAATCGGCTCACAAGTTCTAAGTTTTTGCCAACTTATTCTATTCTATCTTTCAAAAAAAGTTTTCTTACTACTTTTCCATTTTCTATTATCGCTCTTGCTTCTGTCTTTTTGTTATTCTTTTTTAATTTTAAAATATCTATTATAAAAAATAACAAATTTCTATCTTTTTTTATTTCTTCTATCTGCTCTTTAGTAAGCATTCCATCACTCCTTTATTATACCTTATTTTATTCATATTTTCAACTATTTTGATTGTTTTTTATACTCTAATTGCAAAAAAATTAAT contains:
- a CDS encoding ParB/Srx family N-terminal domain-containing protein; its protein translation is MKIEKININFIKEYENNAKQHDIEHIEKIKNSIKNFDFMLPLLIDEDNMLLAGHGRLCALKELGYSEVEVIRHSHLSEEQKRAYIIADNQLTLATDFDRDKIQKELMELKNLDFDISILGFEEKELEDLVKEIDFQPVSEEEQPRLDKLDPKYITCPHCGEVFDAREQE